Part of the Fundidesulfovibrio terrae genome is shown below.
GCCGTCCTTTGGCCGCGCCCGCATGGAAATGAGCCCCAAGCGGCCCTTCAGCCGCCGCTATTCCGCAGGCCTCATCAAGTTCGTCTCCTGGGGCACCCTGGTGCTCATCCTGCTGTCGAGCCTGTTCCTGTCCATCTTTCTGGCCAACTACGCCCGGCAGGTGCTGCTGGAAAAGCAGTACGAGTTCGCCAGGCTCTGGGCCGAGACGCTCAACCACAACATCTCCCGCCGCTTCGCGCTGCCGGCCATACTCCAGTTCGGCGAGCTGAACCTGGCCAACCCGGAGCAGTTCAAGGTGCTCGACACCGTGGTGCAGTCGGTGCTGGAGGACTTCCCGGTCCAGGACCTGCGCATCTACACCTCGGACGGCGTGACGGTCTATGCCCTGGACAAGTCCCTGGTGGGCCAGTCGGGCCTGGGGGGCGAGGCCGTGGCCCAGGCCGTGGGCGAGGGCAAGCTCCACTACGAATTCCTGTACCAGACGAGCCTTCTGGGAGCCATGTTCTCCCCCGAGATCGTGCCGCGCTCCGTGGTCATGCGCACCATGGCTCCGCTTCGCTTCAAGGGGTCGCTGCCCGTGGCCTTCGTGGAGGGCAACACGTCCGCCCCGAAACAGGGCGAGACCGGAGAGCCGGCGGCGGAGTCGGGAACTCCGGGCGTTCAGGCAACTCCGGGGACGCCGGCGGAGCAGGGCGGCCAGGCCGGACAGCCGGGACAGGGCGCGAACGCCGCCCCCGGACAGGGGCAACAGGGAAACGCCGCCCCCGGACAGGCGCAGGCAGGCCAGGGCGAAGTGAACCTGGTCAAGGTGGACGAGGTCATCGGCGCGCTGGAGTTCACCCAGGACATCACCGAGGACTACCAGAAGCTCATCACCTTCCAGCGCATCATCATCCTGTCCAACCTGGTTTCGGCCTGCATCCTCTTCTTCGTCCTGCGCATGCTCATCCACCGCGCAGACCGCCTGAGCGCCCAGCGCCTCCAGGAGCGCGAGGTGTTCGAGCGCGAGATGCTCCAGAACGAGAAGCTGGCCAGCATGGGCCGCATGGTGGCGGGCATCGCCCACGAGATCCGCAACCCGCTGGGCATCATCCGCTCCAGCTCCGAGCTGCTGGTGTCGCGCCAGAAGGACAAGGACCCGCTCACCGCCAAGATCCTCACGGCCATCAACGAGGAGGCCGTGCGCCTCTCCAAGACCGTGGGCGACTTCCTGGACTACGCCCGCCCCCGCAACCTGAACCTGGAACCCGTGGACCTGGCCCTCATCCTGGACCAGGCCTTGACCTTCCTGGAGCAGAAGTGCCGCGACCAGGGCGTGGAGGTGGTGCGCGCCTACGCCCGGGGGATCATGGTCCGGGCGGACAAGGACCTCCTCTACCGGGCGGTGTACAACATCCTGGTCAACGCCCTGGAGGCCATGGCCGGGCAAGTGCAGGACGCCCAGGCCCGGGACGGGGAAGAGGGAGGCGTGCGCGGCCAGATCATCGTGCAGGTCACCCAGGACAAGGACGGCCCGAAGCTCACCATCATGGACACCGGACCGGGCATGCCCGAGGAAATCCGCGACAAGCTCCTGGACCCGTTCTTCACCACCAAGCAGACCGGCACGGGCCTGGGGCTGGCCATCACCGCCAACATCCTGCGCAGCCACGGGGCCGCGCTCACGCTCGGCGAAAA
Proteins encoded:
- a CDS encoding sensor histidine kinase, which translates into the protein MEMSPKRPFSRRYSAGLIKFVSWGTLVLILLSSLFLSIFLANYARQVLLEKQYEFARLWAETLNHNISRRFALPAILQFGELNLANPEQFKVLDTVVQSVLEDFPVQDLRIYTSDGVTVYALDKSLVGQSGLGGEAVAQAVGEGKLHYEFLYQTSLLGAMFSPEIVPRSVVMRTMAPLRFKGSLPVAFVEGNTSAPKQGETGEPAAESGTPGVQATPGTPAEQGGQAGQPGQGANAAPGQGQQGNAAPGQAQAGQGEVNLVKVDEVIGALEFTQDITEDYQKLITFQRIIILSNLVSACILFFVLRMLIHRADRLSAQRLQEREVFEREMLQNEKLASMGRMVAGIAHEIRNPLGIIRSSSELLVSRQKDKDPLTAKILTAINEEAVRLSKTVGDFLDYARPRNLNLEPVDLALILDQALTFLEQKCRDQGVEVVRAYARGIMVRADKDLLYRAVYNILVNALEAMAGQVQDAQARDGEEGGVRGQIIVQVTQDKDGPKLTIMDTGPGMPEEIRDKLLDPFFTTKQTGTGLGLAITANILRSHGAALTLGENPEGGARVDIAFAKP